In Notamacropus eugenii isolate mMacEug1 chromosome 1, mMacEug1.pri_v2, whole genome shotgun sequence, one genomic interval encodes:
- the ENTPD8 gene encoding ectonucleoside triphosphate diphosphohydrolase 8 encodes MGHTQRDTVFIVLLASTIISGVITLILFLVDGSDIFGLPDTKYGMVFDAGSSHTSLYVYKWPADKENDTGIVSQALSCDVTGSGISQYANDPVKAGESLRPCLEKALALIPEDKHQETPTFLGATAGMRLLREKNSSQADRIFEEITKVLVQFPVSFQGAQILTGSDEGSFGWITINYILETLVKYTFSGEWIQPPMAEMVGALDLGGASAQISFLPLGPIADPSTKVTFRLYGHNYSVYSHSYLCYGQNQMQKRLLAHLVQTSPSEVVRNPCYHGGYEETLSLADLYNTPCVQNSQPSQSVQSLKVEGTGNPEACYSYVYRLFNFSTCQGREDCAFDGIYQPQKHGQFYAFSGFYYTFHFLNLTEGQSLHTVNATIWEFCQKPWRQVEASYPEQKEWLYSYCTNAMHILILLTNGYKFDEGTWSNIHFREQVAGTDIGWTLGYMLNMTNMIPAEAPALQRTESYSVWVAGVFFLVLTIVMSIVSGVIYCFWSPD; translated from the exons ATGGGACATACCCAGAGAGATACAGTCTTCATTGTCCTCCTGGCATCCACAATAATATCAGGAGTCATTACCCTCATCCTCTTTCTTGTGGATGGCTCAGACATCTTCGGGCTTCCAGATACCAAG TACGGGATGGTGTTTGATGCTGGATCCTCACACACATCTCTCTACGTCTACAAGTGGCCAGCAGACAAAGAGAATGACACCGGCATTGTGAGCCAGGCTCTGTCCTGCGACGTGACAG GGTCTGGAATTTCTCAATACGCCAATGACCCAGTGAAGGCTGGGGAGAGCCTGAGGCCTTGTTTGGAGAAGGCGCTGGCCCTGATTCCAGAAGACAAGCATCAGGAGACTCCCACTTTCCTTGGGGCCACAGCAGGGATGAGGCTTCTGAG AGAGAAGAACAGTTCCCAAGCAGATCGGATCTTTGAAGAAATCACCAAGGTCCTGGTTCAGTTTCCTGTCAGTTTCCAGGGAGCCCAAATTCTGACGGGGAGTGATGAAGGCTCCTTTGGCTGGATCACCATTAACTACATCCTGGAGACCCTAGTGAAG TACACCTTCTCAGGGGAGTGGATCCAACCCCCTATGGCTGAGATGGTGGGAGCCCTAGACCTAGGTGGAGCATCAGCACAGATCTCCTTCCTTCCACTTGGCCCTATCGCTGACCCAAGTACCAAGGTCACCTTCCGCCTCTATGGGCATAACTACAGTGTCTACTCACATAGCTACCTTTGCTACGGGCAGAACCAGATGCAGAAACGGCTCCTGGCACACTTGGTGCAG ACCAGTCCTTCTGAAGTTGTCCGGAACCCATGCTATCACGGTGGTTATGAGGAAACACTGTCTCTGGCTGACTTGTATAACACGCCTTGTGTCCAAAACTCCCAGCCCTCTCAATCCGTGCAGAGCCTCAAAGTGGAGGGGACAGGAAATCCAGAAGCTTGTTACTCTTATGTCTATAGACTTTTCAACTTCTCTACCTGTCAAGGCCGGGAAGACTGTGCCTTTGATGGTATCTATCAGCCTCAGAAGCATGGCCAGTTCTAT gcATTTTCTGGATTCTATTACACTTTCCACTTCTTGAATCTCACAGAGGGccagtcattgcacactgtgaaTGCGACCATTTGGGAATTCTGCCAAAAGCCCTGGAGACAG GTGGAGGCCAGCTACCCTGAGCAGAAAGAGTGGCTATACAGCTACTGTACTAATGCCATGCACATCCTCATCCTCCTGACCAATGGTTACAAGTTTGATGAGGGAACCTGGAGCAACATCCACTTCAGGGAACAG GTTGCAGGTACAGACATTGGCTGGACCCTGGGCTACATGCTGAATATGACCAACATGATCCCGGCTGAGGCCCCAGCCCTTCAGCGGACAGAAAGTTATAGTGTCTGGGTTGCTGGTGTCTTCTTTCTTGTTCTGACCATCGTAATGAGTATCGTGTCTGGAGTCATCTACTGTTTTTGGAGCCCTGACTAG